The stretch of DNA TTAGGGATTTGTTGTAGAGTCAGAAGACTATCGGCTAATTCTCCTTTTTTTAGATACACCAGACTAATGCGCCAGGTAGCTTCTGCTTTGTAAAGGGGATACTGTTCGGCCAGGGTTTGAAAAATTTGATATATCAGGGGTAAAACGATTTCGTCTTTTAAGTTCGTTGATCCAGAGGGAAAGCGCTGATCGTAGCGCCTGTTTTTAATATACAAGCCGCCCCTTATTATTGGGCAAGTTTTATCGTAATTGGCAATACCCAGCCCTTTTCATTCGAAAAGAAAATCCCCTGGAAAATCATCATTACTTCCGCTTTCTTCCTGCTGGTCATCCTGTATGTATCCAGAAAAAAAATGAATTATAAATAGTCCATCACCGCCCAAACACCTTCCGCTTTATCCATTTCCTTCCCCAAAACAACAACCCGCCAATCAGCAACAAGGGCCAGATGGTCACCAAACCGAGGGCAATATCAAGGATGAGCTGCCACCCATTCCCCGCGCTCTGCTTCAAGCGGGTCCAGAAGGAGCTTTGCTGGCCAAGGTCGGGGGTGTAGGGTACTTCCTGGTAGAGTTCCAAGTTGATGGTACTGAGGGAAACCTGGTTTTTCAGGTAATTGAGGCGGCCCTCGCGGGATTCGATTTCTTCCTGGATAACGCGAATGGCTTCTTCTGCTTTCAGGACATCCTCCACCGTTTTGGCCTTGTTCCGCAGGATGTCGACGTAGCGATCCCGGACTTCCTTTTTGGTGTTGAGGCGCGTTTCGATGTCGAGGTATTCTTCGGTAACGTCCTGGGCGTTTACGCGTTTGTAATTGGTATACACCGCCTCTTTATCGATCGCTAGCATCAAGTCATCCAGGCGATCTGCGGGGACGCGGATCGTCAGGTTGTTGCTGATGCGATAAGAGGAGTTGGTCAAATTCGTAGAAGAGATGAAACCTTGAAAATCTTTGGCCATCTGTTCTACAGCAGCTGTACTTTTATTGACATCCTTGACTTTTATGCTATAATCCGCCGTTTTGATGACTTTGCGTTCGATGGCCACCTTCATGACGCTGGGTTGTTGATCGTCAAAGGCCGCTCCTTCTTCCTCCGCAGGTACCTCATAAGCCATAGATTTAGCAGACTCCTGCGTAGCGAAATTGTCGGAGCCTGAATGGCAACCAGACGTCAAGCTTGCTAAGACAAACGCAATGATAAGATGGAAGGTAGAAGGAGGGAGTTGCATGGAAAAAAGTCCACCTGACATGGAATGGTTCATTTTGTGTTTCATTATTTTTTGGTTTTCAGTAACTGTATGGCTAACTGGGTGACTCTTCTAAGGCTGGACGAGGTAGGGTGATGAAATAGGACTACCTCCGGTAGTTTAAAAAACGGAATTTGGAAAGGGAATGTTGCTAAGCATTCCAGGGAGTAGCGTTTCCGACTTCCGATTTCGTACTTCCGATTTTGTCCATGCTCTTAGAGAGGTGCCCGCTAACTATATTCAGCTACTTTTGGTATTCGTTGGATGAGTAATTTACAGCTTTTGGTGGGAGAATCCACTATTTTGCTAAAATTTACCTTTTGGGACAAAAAGGAATAGCATTAAAGCAAGATCAATTGGTTATTTTTTGAGATTTTTGGCCAAATAAGTGTTTTAAACACCTCGACATGACCGAAACCACTTTAAACGCCCAGCACACCTTTGACCAGCTCCCGCCTATCTGGCCAACATCGCTGCTAGCTGAGATTCGGGCCATCCATAAACAATCGGGGAAACGGCTGGTGATCCTCGATGATGATCCGACAGGTACGCAGACAGTACATGGTGTTCCGCTGCTCACGGAGTGGTCGGTGAAAAGCTTAAGGAACGAATTAAAACAGTCCAATGTCTTTTTTGTATTGACCAATTCCAGAAGTTTGCCGGAGGAAGAGGCGGTGGCCCTTGCGTTGGAGATAGGCCAGAATCTGTTGCAAGCGGCCGAATTGGCTGGCGTGACCTATACCGTTTTAAGCAGAAGTGATTCAACGCTGCGCGGACACTTTCCGGCGGAGGTAGATGCCCTGTGCCAGGGGATGGGGCGGACTTATGATGCTACCATCATGGTGCCTTACTTTAAAGCCGGAGGGCGTTATACCCTCAACAACATTCACTATGTGCAACAAGGTGAGCAGTTGGTTCCGGCATCCCAGACCGAATTTGCTGATGACAAAGCTTTTCCTTTTACCCATTCTTTTTTACCAAAATATGTGGAAGAAAAAACCAAAGGGCGCATCAAAAGTGATCAGGTTTATGGTCTTTCGCTTCAGACCATTCGAGAAGGAGGACCGCCAGCGGTTAAAGCAGCATTGGTACAAATCCCAAAGGGGGCTGTCATCATCATCAACGCCGCAGATGATCGCGATATAGAAGTCGCCGTAAAAGGGATTTACCTCGCTCAGGCAAGCGGAAAGGCTTACATTTATCGAACAGCAGCTTCTTTTGTGCGGGTCTTGGCCGGGATTGAAGAAAGGCCCTTATTGCATGCCCAAAACATGGCCACCCCTACCTCAAACGGTGGCATCCTCTTCGTCGGCTCACACATCCAAAAATCAACAGCGCAACTTCGCAAAGCACTGGCCATTCCTAATGTTTTTCCGGTTGAAATTGATGTAGAAAAACTGCTTAACGAGGAATGGCGAGCATCCACCATTGCGCAAAACTTGTCCCAAATTACGGCTGCTTTAGAAAGCGGACAGCATGTGGTAGCTTTCACCAGTCGAAAGCTTATCGCCAGCCCTTCTGCTTCCACCTCGCTAGCCATTAGTCGAGTTATTTCGAATAGTATGTGCGAGATGGTACGAAGGCTGAAGGTCCAGCCACGCTTTTTGATTGCCAAAGGCGGGATTACCTCCAATGATATTGCTACCAAGGGACTCCAGGTAAAAAGGGCCCTGATCGCCGGGCAATTGCAGCCGGGCGTGCCCGTCTGGATACTAGGAGCAGAGAGTAAGTTTCCTGGTATGCACTATGTGGTATATCCGGGCAATGTAGGGAGTGAAAATGGGCTGGCAGAGGCATTACTAGCATTTGATAAATAATAATTATGACAGATATATCCATA from Saprospiraceae bacterium encodes:
- a CDS encoding four-carbon acid sugar kinase family protein — translated: MTETTLNAQHTFDQLPPIWPTSLLAEIRAIHKQSGKRLVILDDDPTGTQTVHGVPLLTEWSVKSLRNELKQSNVFFVLTNSRSLPEEEAVALALEIGQNLLQAAELAGVTYTVLSRSDSTLRGHFPAEVDALCQGMGRTYDATIMVPYFKAGGRYTLNNIHYVQQGEQLVPASQTEFADDKAFPFTHSFLPKYVEEKTKGRIKSDQVYGLSLQTIREGGPPAVKAALVQIPKGAVIIINAADDRDIEVAVKGIYLAQASGKAYIYRTAASFVRVLAGIEERPLLHAQNMATPTSNGGILFVGSHIQKSTAQLRKALAIPNVFPVEIDVEKLLNEEWRASTIAQNLSQITAALESGQHVVAFTSRKLIASPSASTSLAISRVISNSMCEMVRRLKVQPRFLIAKGGITSNDIATKGLQVKRALIAGQLQPGVPVWILGAESKFPGMHYVVYPGNVGSENGLAEALLAFDK
- a CDS encoding DUF4349 domain-containing protein, producing the protein MKHKMNHSMSGGLFSMQLPPSTFHLIIAFVLASLTSGCHSGSDNFATQESAKSMAYEVPAEEEGAAFDDQQPSVMKVAIERKVIKTADYSIKVKDVNKSTAAVEQMAKDFQGFISSTNLTNSSYRISNNLTIRVPADRLDDLMLAIDKEAVYTNYKRVNAQDVTEEYLDIETRLNTKKEVRDRYVDILRNKAKTVEDVLKAEEAIRVIQEEIESREGRLNYLKNQVSLSTINLELYQEVPYTPDLGQQSSFWTRLKQSAGNGWQLILDIALGLVTIWPLLLIGGLLFWGRKWIKRKVFGR